From Halichoerus grypus chromosome 6, mHalGry1.hap1.1, whole genome shotgun sequence, one genomic window encodes:
- the ELK3 gene encoding ETS domain-containing protein Elk-3 isoform X1, which translates to MESAITLWQFLLQLLLDQKHEHLICWTSNDGEFKLLKAEEVAKLWGLRKNKTNMNYDKLSRALRYYYDKNIIKKVIGQKFVYKFVSFPEILKMDPHAVEISRESLLLQDSDCKAPPEGREAHRHGLSALKSASRNEYIHSGLYSSFTINSLQNPPEPFKAIKTEKLEEQPEDSPPVEEVRTVIRFVTNKTDKHASRPVVPLPSTSEAFLASSASAKVSSLMLPNAASISSASPSSSRSPSLSPSSPLPSEHRSLFLEAACHDSDSLEPLNLSSGSKTRSPSLPPKAKKPKGLEISAPPLVLSGTDIGSIALNSPALPSGSLTPAFFTAQTPNGLLLTPSPLLSSIHFWSSLSPVAPLSPARLQGPNTLFQFPTLLNGHMPVPIPSLDRAASPVLLSSNSQKS; encoded by the exons ATGGAGAGTGCAATCACACTCTGGCAGTTCCTGTTGCAGCTGCTGCTGGACCAGAAGCACGAGCATCTGATCTGCTGGACCTCCAACGATGGCGAATTCAAGCTCCTCAAAGCAGAAGAAGTGGCCAAACTGTGGGGCCTCCGGAAGAACAAAACGAACATGAACTATGATAAGCTGAGCAGAGCCCTTCGATACTATTATGACAAG AACATCATCAAGAAGGTGATTGGGCAGAAGTTTGTGTACAAGTTTGTCTCTTTCCCGGAGATACTGAAAATGGACCCTCACGCGGTGGAGATCAGCCGGGAGAGCCTTTTGCTGCAGGACAGCGACTGCAAGGCGCCCCCCGAGGGCCGAGAGGCGCACAGACACGGCTTGTCGGCCCTCAAGAGCGCGAGCCGCAACGAATACATCCACTCAGGACTGTACTCGTCCTTCACCATTAACTCCCTGCAGAACCCGCCGGAACCCTTCAAGGCAATCAAGACGGAGAAGCTGGAGGAACAGCCGGAAGACAGCCCTCCCGTGGAAGAAGTCAGGACTGTCATCAGGTTTGTGACCAATAAAACCGACAAGCACGCCAGCAGGCCCGTGGTGCCCCTGCCCTCCACGTCTGAGGCCTTCCTGGCCTCGTCGGCCTCAGCCAAGGTCTCCTCTTTAATGTTGCCAAATGCCGCCAGCATTTCGTCCGCGTCACCCTCCTCGTCTCGGTCCCCGTCCCTGTCCCCCAGCTCGCCCCTCCCTTCTGAACACAGAAGCCTCTTCCTGGAGGCCGCCTGCCATGACTCCGATTCCCTAGAGCCCTTGAACCTGTCATCGGGCTCCAAGACCAGGTCTCCATCTCTTCCCCCAAAGGCCAAAAAACCCAAAGGCTTGGAAATCTCCGCGCCCCCGCTGGTGCTCTCCGGCACCGACATCGGCTCCATCGCCCTCAACAGCCCCGCTCTCCCCTCGGGATCCCTCACCCCAGCCTTCTTCACTGCACAG ACACCAAATGGATTGCTTCTGACCCCGAGTCCACTGCTATCCAGCATACATTTCTGGAGCAGCCTTAGTCCAGTTGCTCCACTGAGTCCTGCCCGGTTGCAAGGGCCAAACACGCTGTTCCAG